One Methylocaldum marinum DNA window includes the following coding sequences:
- a CDS encoding lipoprotein codes for MNMRKQWAIIISIGLILAGCGKEGPLGNTPGPKKPQQQTTPFDKLSG; via the coding sequence ATGAACATGAGGAAGCAGTGGGCGATTATCATTTCGATAGGTCTGATCTTGGCGGGATGCGGCAAGGAGGGGCCGCTCGGCAACACTCCGGGCCCCAAGAAGCCGCAACAGCAGACGACGCCCTTCGACAAACTGTCCGGCTAA
- a CDS encoding glycosyltransferase → MKLAYTVALCTHNHADRLARTLADLSRIRSPKRAWELVIIDNASTDATSAVLERHSWPEEWQVRVLREEKLGLSNARNRAIREAQGEYILFMDDDETPEPDWLQAYERIIVDESPDAVGGRIEVLFEDSDRPIWMEDELLGFVGRLDHGPTARRLTDPKTPIFGGNFGFRAGVFDTIGGFDPILGRKGGSNVGGEDTEIYKRMLNLGCRVWWVPEAVIHHRIQAWKLSRKYFLDLHYRQGQTEGMIKRGDNSRIPPKYLYPQLWRAVWRVVRMRAARGSDYSLRLEMNVAYFLGYINGWFSGTQTG, encoded by the coding sequence GTGAAACTCGCTTATACCGTCGCCCTCTGTACTCATAATCACGCGGACCGATTGGCACGTACGCTGGCCGATCTGTCGCGTATCCGGTCACCGAAACGCGCCTGGGAACTGGTGATCATCGACAACGCCAGTACCGACGCCACGTCTGCCGTTCTTGAACGCCATTCCTGGCCGGAGGAGTGGCAGGTTCGTGTGCTTAGGGAAGAAAAGCTCGGTCTTTCGAATGCGCGCAACCGTGCGATTCGGGAAGCGCAGGGGGAATATATCTTGTTCATGGATGATGACGAGACGCCGGAGCCCGACTGGCTGCAGGCTTACGAACGCATTATCGTGGACGAGAGTCCGGATGCGGTAGGGGGACGTATCGAAGTGCTTTTCGAGGATAGTGACCGCCCGATCTGGATGGAAGACGAACTGCTCGGGTTTGTGGGCAGACTGGACCACGGGCCGACTGCTCGACGGTTAACGGATCCCAAGACGCCCATTTTCGGCGGTAATTTCGGTTTTCGGGCGGGGGTTTTCGACACAATCGGCGGTTTCGATCCTATATTGGGGCGAAAGGGCGGATCTAATGTCGGAGGCGAGGATACTGAAATCTACAAGCGTATGCTCAATCTCGGATGTCGGGTCTGGTGGGTTCCGGAGGCGGTTATACATCACCGTATCCAGGCCTGGAAACTGTCGCGTAAATACTTTTTGGACTTGCACTACCGCCAGGGACAGACGGAAGGAATGATCAAGCGGGGCGACAATTCTCGAATTCCGCCCAAGTACCTTTATCCCCAGCTTTGGAGAGCCGTATGGCGCGTCGTCCGGATGCGTGCCGCACGCGGATCCGATTACTCACTGCGGCTTGAAATGAACGTGGCATATTTTCTCGGGTATATTAACGGCTGGTTTTCCGGTACGCAGACCGGGTAA
- a CDS encoding TonB-dependent receptor gives MKTRFDFYLRPNFLWALGFALTAPEGPASAHPQPEQENPSSVLILDTVEVQGRATDLLGAADSASQGVVGQPEFKYRPLSRVGELVEVVPGALATQHSGTGKANQYFLRGFNLDHGTDFSVTVDGVPMNLPTHAHGQGYLDLNGIIPELVDRVEYGKGPYYADIGDFSSAGYAHMHTLHRLPEGFLKFTGGEFDYYRVVAANSNTLGVGDLLYGAEVNFHDGPWKRPEDLEKFNGMLRYTIDRENWGLALHGKAYRAHWNATNQIPERAVQSGLIDLYGTMDPSDAGKTDRYSVSGDFWSRGDSYKNQINVYAVYYDIALFSNFTGFLDDPVRGDQIGQKERRVTVGGSGEQTWFNHWFGFEMDNTIGVQVRHDAIMDLTLNHTERRRTVGTISRADVDETRLSFYFNNQTHWLPKFRTVAGVRSDTFFFDVSDRLLSQNSGSETASIVSPKLSLIFGPWYDTEFFVNLGYGFHSNDARGVTTRADPYDPTVPQGSVPPLARQRGVEGGIRTQYLEGLNSTLAVWWLNSDSELVFAGDAGTTEASGKSERYGVEWTNFYKPLDWLTLDADFAFTSARYVDAPNGANDIPNSVGRVISAGAVAELPYNFFATVRVRHFGHVPLTEDGSVDAGDTTLVNLGAGYQYKQLKLGVDVFNLFDSKSNDIAYYYTSRLPGEPLDGVDGVLKHPVMPRQVRVTASLSF, from the coding sequence ATGAAAACTCGATTCGATTTTTACCTTCGGCCCAATTTCTTATGGGCACTGGGGTTTGCTCTGACCGCGCCCGAAGGTCCGGCGTCGGCACATCCCCAGCCCGAGCAGGAGAACCCGTCCTCCGTGCTCATACTGGATACCGTCGAAGTGCAGGGGCGTGCCACCGATCTTCTGGGTGCCGCCGACTCGGCGTCGCAGGGCGTGGTAGGACAGCCCGAATTCAAATACCGTCCGCTTTCGCGTGTCGGTGAACTGGTTGAAGTGGTGCCCGGCGCCCTCGCCACACAGCACAGCGGAACCGGCAAGGCGAACCAGTATTTCCTGCGCGGTTTCAATCTCGACCACGGCACCGACTTCAGCGTCACGGTGGACGGCGTCCCCATGAATTTGCCCACCCACGCTCACGGCCAGGGCTATCTGGACCTGAACGGCATCATTCCGGAACTGGTGGACCGGGTGGAATACGGCAAGGGGCCGTACTACGCCGACATCGGCGATTTTTCCTCGGCCGGCTATGCGCACATGCATACTCTGCACCGGCTGCCGGAAGGCTTCCTCAAGTTCACCGGCGGCGAATTCGACTATTACCGCGTGGTGGCGGCAAACTCCAACACTCTGGGCGTGGGAGACCTCCTCTACGGGGCCGAAGTCAACTTCCACGACGGTCCCTGGAAGAGGCCGGAGGATCTCGAGAAATTCAACGGCATGCTGCGCTATACCATCGACCGGGAGAATTGGGGGCTGGCGCTGCACGGCAAGGCCTATCGCGCCCATTGGAACGCCACCAACCAGATTCCGGAACGCGCCGTGCAATCCGGGCTGATCGATCTGTACGGGACGATGGACCCCAGCGATGCCGGCAAAACCGATCGCTACAGCGTGTCCGGCGACTTCTGGAGCCGCGGCGATTCTTACAAAAACCAGATCAATGTCTACGCGGTTTACTACGATATCGCACTGTTCTCCAATTTCACCGGCTTTCTCGACGATCCCGTACGCGGCGACCAAATCGGACAGAAGGAACGCCGCGTGACGGTGGGCGGCAGCGGAGAGCAAACCTGGTTCAACCATTGGTTCGGGTTCGAAATGGACAATACAATAGGCGTCCAGGTTCGGCACGATGCCATCATGGATCTGACTCTGAACCATACGGAGCGGCGACGGACGGTCGGGACCATCAGCCGCGCTGATGTCGACGAGACCCGCCTGTCCTTCTACTTCAACAATCAAACCCATTGGCTGCCTAAGTTCCGCACCGTCGCGGGTGTTAGAAGCGACACTTTTTTCTTCGACGTGAGCGACCGCCTACTCTCGCAGAATTCCGGCAGCGAGACCGCCTCCATCGTCAGCCCGAAACTCAGCCTGATCTTCGGTCCCTGGTACGACACCGAATTCTTCGTCAACCTGGGTTACGGGTTTCATTCAAACGATGCCCGCGGCGTGACCACGCGAGCCGATCCCTATGATCCCACGGTTCCGCAGGGCAGCGTGCCGCCGCTGGCCCGGCAGCGGGGCGTCGAGGGCGGCATCCGCACTCAGTATCTGGAAGGGCTCAACTCCACGCTCGCGGTCTGGTGGCTGAACTCCGACTCGGAACTGGTGTTCGCCGGAGATGCAGGGACCACCGAGGCCAGCGGCAAAAGCGAGCGCTACGGCGTCGAGTGGACCAATTTCTACAAACCGCTCGACTGGCTGACCCTGGATGCCGACTTCGCCTTCACCTCGGCCAGATATGTGGATGCACCGAACGGGGCGAACGATATTCCCAATTCCGTCGGCCGGGTCATTAGCGCCGGAGCGGTGGCGGAACTGCCCTATAACTTCTTCGCCACGGTGAGGGTGCGGCATTTCGGGCACGTGCCGCTCACCGAGGACGGCAGCGTCGATGCGGGCGATACGACCCTCGTCAATCTCGGGGCGGGTTATCAGTACAAGCAGCTGAAACTCGGCGTGGACGTCTTCAATCTGTTCGATTCCAAGAGCAACGATATCGCCTACTACTATACGTCCCGGCTTCCGGGCGAACCGCTCGATGGCGTGGACGGCGTGCTCAAGCACCCGGTGATGCCAAGGCAAGTGCGGGTTACTGCATCGCTCAGTTTTTGA
- a CDS encoding copper resistance CopC family protein, with amino-acid sequence MKSRMLLILAGSVLASPDSFAHAILVKANPDREAVVSEAPEEVLLTFNEGVGNAFLALAVVDASGNRVDKHDARLDFTDRSRLRASVEDLAPGRYMVRYRVLSADGHVVSGKYFFQIQAK; translated from the coding sequence ATGAAATCGAGGATGTTATTGATTCTGGCCGGATCGGTGCTGGCGAGTCCCGATAGTTTCGCGCACGCGATTCTGGTGAAAGCGAATCCGGACCGCGAAGCGGTCGTTTCCGAAGCGCCCGAGGAGGTGCTGCTGACCTTCAACGAAGGGGTGGGCAACGCCTTTCTCGCCCTGGCGGTCGTCGATGCCAGCGGCAATCGGGTGGACAAGCACGATGCCCGGCTCGATTTTACCGACCGGTCGCGGCTGCGGGCATCGGTAGAAGATCTCGCGCCGGGACGGTACATGGTGCGTTACCGGGTATTGTCCGCGGACGGCCACGTCGTCAGCGGCAAATATTTCTTCCAGATCCAAGCCAAGTAA
- a CDS encoding VanZ family protein, which yields MSTPASDRRYVFFGFLAYLAFVVYGSLVPFELRPHTFDEAIELFFAIRYLDLGIESRADWVANIVLYVPLAFLGCAWAVGLRSTSPLRHLTALLILAFCLSVAVAVEFTQIFFAPRTVSLNDLLAETLGSIGGILLFKFGRLRLARLLDAFFDGGRSSVYAAIMAYSAFYLLLSLFPYDFILSLRELQWKLSSDNWGWLIADSCSGWLRCSARQASEIVGIAPLGVFIALAAPGLSFRRIFAIGALLSLILEPVQLLLASGVSQGLSILWRGLGLTAGAAIGRTLRRHGSLPLAWMIRSSIPFAAVPYVLALAALGGWFSGSWLPFDDAVARLANVSVMPFYYHYFSTEQAALLSVLAQSCMYAPIGLAGWALRTVNTGQRKPGMLHTGLFAAALALPVELGKLLVPPKHPDFTNLLIAATSAAAVYALAHWIGAVLSGAGKRPVPPSAESIPKTAPANSPHPELPAYAALHPVGALIAFAAGSLALIGLLAYPVGTLWLIAALTGYAALLWRYPGAWLFAVPALLPALDLSPWTGRLMLDEFDLLLLVTLAVTYLRTYRINPRPWPNRTLSWAVMLLWLSWSIATVRGLWPLWEHQGTLSDSSHSPLETWLVGKGLLWALLFAPLLRRIPAENTGAALRRMGHGLVAGLAMVTLAVFWERQAYVGMADFENVFRVTGTFASMHTGGAYIEAFIAFAFPALVVSILAARSWTLKFLGIAFAVGVSYAMLVTFSRGGYAALIAGLIPVMVCMLRQPKEYSIHRWLALTGVLTASVAAAVPVLSGGFAQSRLGRIAEDLSIREAHWRQALNLMDAGPMAALVGMGFGQYPILYAVGAETARAPGTYTVFREGDDSYLRLGAGETVFLDQIVDVRAGEEYTLSARVRRRSGDGALGIPLCEKALLYSFECVRSELRPESSEHEWSTITIEVNSRDLGESEHWPHPPVKLSLHNKSTDTALDVDDVSLKPKDGQELVANGDFSAGIARWMFVADQDLAWHIHQQTVEMYFAQGVLGLTAFALLLIGTGRILWPVLRGGELTAAMSAGALLAFLTVGLLGSTMDTARLSMLFYLGALSTGVLLCRRQAKRPQRRFLHNAIP from the coding sequence ATGAGCACCCCCGCATCCGACCGCCGCTATGTCTTCTTCGGATTTCTGGCCTATCTGGCCTTCGTGGTGTATGGAAGCCTGGTTCCTTTCGAGCTTCGTCCTCACACCTTCGATGAGGCGATCGAACTGTTCTTCGCCATTCGGTATCTCGATCTCGGCATCGAATCGAGGGCCGACTGGGTTGCGAACATCGTGCTCTACGTGCCTTTGGCATTTCTCGGCTGCGCCTGGGCCGTCGGCCTGCGATCAACCTCGCCGCTACGGCATCTGACGGCACTGCTGATCCTGGCGTTCTGCCTCTCGGTCGCGGTCGCGGTGGAGTTCACCCAGATCTTCTTCGCCCCTCGCACTGTTTCGCTGAACGATCTCCTGGCCGAGACACTGGGCTCGATCGGCGGAATCCTGCTGTTCAAGTTCGGCCGCCTGCGCCTCGCCCGGTTGTTGGACGCATTTTTCGATGGCGGACGCTCGTCGGTGTACGCGGCGATCATGGCCTACTCGGCCTTTTATCTCCTGTTGTCCCTGTTTCCCTACGATTTCATTCTCTCCCTCCGTGAACTTCAATGGAAATTGAGTTCGGACAACTGGGGCTGGCTGATTGCGGATAGTTGCAGCGGCTGGCTGCGGTGTTCCGCCCGCCAGGCGAGCGAGATCGTCGGCATCGCACCGCTTGGTGTCTTCATTGCGCTCGCGGCTCCCGGCTTGAGTTTTCGCCGCATCTTTGCGATCGGCGCGCTACTGAGCCTGATCCTGGAACCCGTTCAATTGCTGCTGGCTTCGGGCGTAAGCCAGGGGCTTTCGATCCTTTGGCGCGGCTTGGGACTGACTGCGGGCGCGGCGATCGGCCGAACCTTGCGTCGCCACGGTTCCCTGCCCTTGGCCTGGATGATCAGATCCTCGATACCGTTTGCCGCAGTACCCTACGTTTTGGCCCTGGCAGCGCTCGGCGGCTGGTTTTCCGGCAGCTGGCTGCCGTTCGACGACGCGGTCGCACGCCTGGCGAACGTCAGCGTCATGCCGTTTTATTATCACTATTTCAGCACCGAACAGGCCGCTCTGCTGAGCGTCCTGGCGCAGAGCTGCATGTACGCTCCGATCGGTCTCGCCGGCTGGGCTCTACGCACAGTGAATACGGGGCAGCGCAAGCCCGGCATGCTGCACACCGGTCTTTTCGCCGCCGCGCTGGCGCTGCCGGTCGAACTCGGCAAGCTCCTGGTTCCGCCCAAACATCCGGATTTCACCAATCTGCTGATTGCTGCTACAAGTGCGGCGGCGGTCTATGCGCTCGCGCACTGGATCGGAGCCGTTCTGAGCGGCGCTGGCAAACGTCCGGTTCCGCCGAGCGCGGAGTCTATCCCCAAGACCGCCCCGGCAAACTCGCCGCATCCGGAATTGCCGGCCTACGCCGCCCTCCATCCGGTCGGCGCGCTGATCGCGTTTGCCGCGGGGTCGCTCGCCCTCATCGGCCTCCTCGCCTATCCCGTCGGGACACTTTGGCTGATAGCAGCACTGACCGGATACGCCGCCTTGTTGTGGCGATATCCCGGCGCATGGCTGTTCGCGGTTCCGGCACTCCTGCCGGCACTCGATTTGAGTCCGTGGACCGGCCGCCTGATGCTGGACGAATTCGACCTGCTGTTGCTCGTCACGCTGGCCGTGACCTATCTCAGGACCTATCGGATAAATCCCAGACCTTGGCCGAATCGAACCCTGTCATGGGCTGTCATGCTGCTGTGGCTGAGCTGGTCGATAGCGACGGTACGCGGTTTGTGGCCGCTTTGGGAACACCAAGGAACCCTTTCAGACAGTTCCCATTCACCTTTGGAAACCTGGCTGGTCGGCAAGGGACTCTTGTGGGCACTGCTGTTCGCTCCCCTTCTGCGGCGCATTCCTGCGGAGAACACGGGAGCGGCCCTGCGCCGTATGGGACACGGCCTGGTCGCCGGCTTGGCAATGGTAACCCTGGCCGTTTTTTGGGAGCGCCAGGCGTATGTCGGGATGGCGGATTTCGAGAATGTGTTCCGGGTGACCGGAACATTCGCCAGCATGCATACCGGAGGCGCTTACATTGAAGCTTTCATCGCCTTTGCTTTTCCGGCGCTGGTCGTCTCGATACTGGCGGCCCGCAGCTGGACACTCAAGTTTCTCGGCATCGCGTTTGCCGTGGGCGTCAGCTATGCCATGCTGGTCACTTTTTCGCGCGGTGGCTACGCCGCGCTCATCGCCGGCTTGATCCCGGTTATGGTGTGCATGCTGCGGCAGCCGAAAGAATATTCGATCCATCGCTGGCTGGCCCTCACCGGAGTTCTCACGGCATCGGTAGCGGCCGCGGTTCCCGTGCTTTCCGGCGGATTCGCTCAATCCAGGCTGGGACGCATCGCGGAAGACCTCTCCATCCGGGAAGCGCATTGGCGGCAGGCCCTGAATCTGATGGACGCGGGACCTATGGCTGCACTGGTCGGAATGGGCTTCGGACAATATCCGATTCTTTACGCAGTGGGAGCCGAAACCGCACGAGCCCCGGGCACCTATACCGTTTTTCGGGAGGGCGACGATTCATATCTGCGTCTCGGAGCCGGCGAAACGGTTTTCCTCGATCAGATCGTCGACGTCCGGGCCGGCGAAGAGTACACCTTATCGGCCCGGGTAAGACGCCGTTCGGGCGACGGCGCGCTCGGCATCCCGCTCTGCGAAAAGGCGCTGCTTTACTCCTTTGAATGCGTTCGGTCCGAACTGCGGCCGGAGTCGTCCGAGCATGAATGGAGCACGATCACCATCGAAGTGAATTCGCGGGATCTCGGCGAAAGCGAACACTGGCCGCACCCGCCGGTAAAACTGTCCCTGCACAACAAGAGTACCGACACCGCGCTCGATGTCGACGACGTCAGCCTCAAGCCCAAGGATGGACAAGAACTGGTGGCCAACGGCGACTTCAGTGCCGGAATCGCACGTTGGATGTTCGTCGCCGATCAGGATTTGGCCTGGCATATCCACCAGCAAACGGTGGAGATGTATTTTGCCCAAGGCGTCCTGGGGCTGACCGCTTTTGCCCTGCTGTTGATCGGCACAGGAAGGATTCTCTGGCCGGTCCTGCGTGGCGGCGAGCTGACCGCGGCGATGTCGGCCGGCGCACTACTGGCGTTTCTCACGGTGGGCCTCCTCGGCTCCACCATGGATACCGCACGCCTATCGATGCTGTTCTATCTGGGAGCGTTGAGTACCGGTGTGTTGCTGTGCCGGCGCCAGGCCAAAAGGCCTCAGCGGCGTTTTCTGCATAATGCGATCCCCTGA
- a CDS encoding ABC transporter ATP-binding protein — protein MIQIENLDFRYPRAGFRLSVPELRIAAGERCAVIGSSGAGKTTLLKLTAGIAIPRSGRIRVDGVQVHDLNDRERRNFRISRIGFVFQELELLDYLNVLDNIVHTYRINRVLKLNRRVWERAAELAEAAGLAGKLGRMPRELSQGERQRVAVCRALLPEPGLILADEATGNLDPANKNRILDLLFRMAERSGATLVAVTHDHELLPHFDRVIDVCTFHA, from the coding sequence ATGATTCAAATCGAAAACCTCGATTTTCGCTATCCCCGCGCCGGCTTCCGGTTGTCCGTTCCCGAGCTGCGCATCGCTGCCGGCGAGCGATGCGCCGTGATCGGAAGCAGTGGAGCCGGAAAGACGACTTTGCTGAAACTGACGGCCGGCATTGCCATCCCCCGGTCCGGCCGCATCCGGGTGGACGGGGTCCAGGTGCACGACCTGAACGATCGAGAACGGCGTAACTTCCGTATTTCCCGCATCGGCTTCGTATTCCAGGAACTCGAGCTGCTCGATTATCTGAACGTACTCGACAATATCGTGCACACCTACCGGATTAACCGCGTGCTCAAGCTCAATAGGCGGGTATGGGAACGAGCGGCGGAGCTGGCGGAGGCGGCCGGTTTGGCGGGCAAGCTGGGGCGAATGCCGCGGGAGCTGTCCCAGGGTGAGCGGCAGCGGGTCGCCGTGTGCCGCGCATTGTTGCCGGAGCCCGGCTTGATCCTGGCCGATGAAGCAACCGGCAATCTCGATCCCGCCAACAAGAACCGGATTCTGGACCTTTTGTTTCGAATGGCGGAGCGTAGCGGCGCAACCCTGGTCGCCGTCACCCACGACCACGAACTCCTGCCGCACTTCGATCGGGTGATCGACGTCTGTACATTCCACGCCTGA
- a CDS encoding sialidase family protein, producing the protein MGFDSYSGVRADWVCETLESPLFTDMNGLRIDPSTFAVRLSLRVGITLLSCLATAVTDTFAEQLLTVPVAGLTETRSLDLVAEEGTIHALLAGRFGKHDGVAYLRSPDGGKSWTEPRRLDRSGDAPVLSRRGNDARLAVRGRRMVAVWQARGELPGTGPLIVAASGDGGETWHRGRNPAVGDPLNNQSYPALAVDGDGSFHLAWLDDREENGNTQGLRYARSPDGIQWSTEATLDPTVCTCCWIRISALRDRSLAVLYRDADPHDMRLLRSSPSGTWLDLGPVAVAGWTFTGCPHCGGGLVATESQEGTVLHSVAWTGKETSPGLYYARSPDLGQHWSPPFSLGDGRSRESDIAARSPSDLAIVFSRASAEGSAIHLVRSGDGGRHWSAPVALTPPDASADHPRVVSTPWGYRAFWTMARPGGGKVLAMAVPTI; encoded by the coding sequence ATGGGATTTGATTCCTATTCTGGCGTTCGCGCCGATTGGGTGTGTGAAACGCTGGAATCGCCACTATTTACGGACATGAATGGACTTCGCATCGATCCATCGACTTTTGCCGTTCGCCTCTCGCTGCGTGTGGGAATCACACTATTGAGCTGCCTCGCCACCGCTGTGACCGACACTTTTGCCGAGCAACTGCTGACTGTGCCCGTCGCAGGTTTGACCGAAACCAGGAGCCTGGACCTGGTGGCGGAGGAGGGGACGATACACGCGCTCTTGGCTGGCCGATTCGGCAAGCATGATGGTGTGGCTTACCTGCGTTCTCCGGATGGGGGGAAGAGCTGGACCGAACCCAGGCGTCTCGATCGCAGCGGCGACGCCCCCGTGCTTTCCCGGCGCGGCAACGATGCCCGCCTGGCCGTGCGTGGCCGCCGCATGGTTGCCGTGTGGCAGGCGCGAGGCGAACTGCCGGGCACCGGGCCCCTGATCGTCGCCGCGTCCGGCGACGGCGGGGAGACATGGCATCGGGGGCGGAATCCGGCCGTGGGCGATCCTTTGAACAATCAGAGTTATCCGGCGCTTGCCGTGGACGGAGACGGAAGTTTCCATCTGGCCTGGCTGGACGATCGCGAGGAGAACGGCAATACGCAGGGTCTCCGCTATGCGCGATCTCCGGATGGCATCCAGTGGAGTACCGAAGCGACCCTGGATCCGACCGTCTGTACCTGCTGCTGGATTCGGATCAGCGCGCTGCGGGATCGCAGTCTGGCGGTGCTGTACCGGGATGCCGATCCCCACGATATGCGCCTGCTTCGCAGCTCGCCCAGCGGCACCTGGCTTGATCTCGGGCCAGTCGCGGTCGCCGGCTGGACATTCACCGGCTGTCCCCATTGCGGAGGCGGTTTGGTCGCGACCGAAAGCCAGGAAGGAACGGTTCTGCACAGTGTTGCCTGGACCGGGAAGGAGACCTCGCCCGGCCTTTACTACGCGCGCTCCCCGGATTTGGGCCAACACTGGTCGCCGCCGTTTTCTCTGGGTGATGGGCGAAGCCGTGAAAGCGACATAGCCGCCCGGTCGCCGTCCGATCTGGCTATCGTATTCAGCCGTGCGAGCGCCGAGGGTTCCGCGATACACCTCGTCAGGTCCGGGGACGGCGGCCGGCATTGGTCCGCTCCGGTCGCTCTGACGCCGCCGGATGCCAGTGCCGATCACCCCCGCGTCGTATCGACACCCTGGGGATACAGGGCCTTCTGGACTATGGCCCGTCCGGGCGGAGGCAAGGTTTTAGCGATGGCGGTCCCTACCATTTAA
- a CDS encoding dipeptide epimerase, which translates to MNKDLEIRRLDIHKLDVPLMAPFTIASSRLDHVHNVAVQATLADGTTGWGETSTLPPVTAEDQASALEALRHEADRLRGRSAGEWRRIALELHERIPNLPSVRAGLEMAVIDALARHCGIPLFRFFGGFQNRLSTDITIPICPAVDAEALARHFCREGFEILKVKVGLDRSDDIDRLKAITRGHPACRLILDANAGYSADEVFALLRELRLARIEPALLEQPVAREDWDGLGKLAREAGVPVAADESCRTPEDALRITRDHLAQVINIKLVKCGVVQALEIAAIARTGGLKLMVGGMVETRLAMGFSAHFAAGLGGFEWIDLDTPMLLAEDPVEGGCKPTGPHYRLDTEAAGHGGHLRGKNSN; encoded by the coding sequence ATGAACAAAGATCTCGAAATCAGACGACTCGACATTCACAAACTCGACGTGCCGTTGATGGCGCCGTTCACGATTGCCTCGTCGAGACTGGATCACGTGCACAACGTAGCGGTGCAAGCCACGCTTGCCGACGGAACGACAGGATGGGGGGAAACCTCGACCTTGCCGCCGGTAACCGCCGAGGATCAGGCCTCCGCTCTGGAAGCTCTGAGACACGAGGCCGACCGGTTACGCGGCCGGTCGGCGGGCGAATGGCGGCGGATTGCGCTGGAACTCCACGAACGTATTCCGAATCTGCCCTCGGTTCGGGCCGGGCTCGAAATGGCGGTCATCGACGCCTTGGCGCGCCATTGCGGAATCCCGCTATTCCGGTTTTTCGGGGGATTTCAGAACCGGCTCTCGACCGATATCACCATACCGATTTGTCCCGCCGTGGACGCCGAAGCGCTGGCTCGGCACTTTTGCCGCGAAGGCTTCGAAATCCTCAAGGTCAAGGTCGGTCTCGATCGCTCGGATGATATCGATCGGCTCAAGGCCATCACCCGAGGACATCCTGCCTGCCGTTTGATTCTCGACGCCAATGCCGGATATTCGGCCGATGAAGTCTTCGCCCTGCTCCGGGAACTCCGCCTGGCCCGAATCGAGCCGGCTCTACTCGAACAGCCGGTAGCCCGCGAAGACTGGGACGGTCTCGGAAAGCTCGCTCGCGAAGCCGGTGTGCCGGTGGCCGCCGACGAGTCCTGCCGGACGCCGGAGGACGCTCTCCGAATCACGCGCGATCACCTCGCCCAGGTGATCAACATCAAGCTGGTCAAGTGCGGCGTGGTTCAGGCGCTTGAAATCGCCGCCATCGCCCGTACCGGCGGACTAAAGTTGATGGTCGGCGGCATGGTCGAGACACGACTCGCCATGGGCTTCAGTGCACATTTCGCAGCGGGACTCGGCGGATTCGAATGGATCGACCTCGATACCCCGATGCTGCTCGCGGAGGATCCGGTTGAAGGCGGCTGCAAACCGACGGGACCTCATTATCGGCTGGATACCGAAGCCGCCGGACATGGTGGACACTTGCGCGGAAAAAACTCGAATTGA
- a CDS encoding glycosyltransferase has translation MNRLTVLICTHNRADLLDRVLESLNLALRPPNWSIDILVAANACTDRTHKLLERISGRPASARSLPVAWFAEPVPGKSHALNSAIRRLGSGLVALIDDDHRVDASFLTAICTAAEAYPEATMFCGRILPDWNGSEPQWVHDTGPYSVYPLPVPCQDQGDEPRTITLEGRLPGGGNLIVRRDVFARVGGFSTELGPRGHDLGGGEDVDFIIRALQSGERMQYIPNIVQYHYVDLKRFRLFYLLRKSYQRSYSATLANADIESKIPRYIWRKLLTYLVSAMFSLSWKRTRFYLMRLSATLGELQAFQTFWKRTRRSVDAC, from the coding sequence GTGAATCGACTTACCGTCCTGATATGCACGCATAATCGTGCCGATTTGCTCGATAGGGTACTCGAGTCTTTGAATCTGGCTCTGCGTCCGCCTAATTGGTCGATCGACATTTTGGTAGCCGCCAATGCGTGCACCGACCGCACCCACAAATTGCTGGAACGTATCAGCGGACGTCCGGCCAGCGCGCGATCGCTTCCGGTCGCCTGGTTCGCCGAACCGGTTCCGGGCAAATCCCATGCACTCAACAGCGCAATCCGGCGCTTGGGCAGTGGACTGGTCGCTTTGATCGATGACGATCATCGAGTCGATGCGTCATTCCTGACCGCAATCTGCACTGCGGCCGAAGCCTATCCGGAAGCCACCATGTTTTGCGGCCGGATTTTGCCGGACTGGAATGGATCGGAGCCGCAATGGGTGCACGATACCGGACCGTATTCGGTTTACCCGTTGCCGGTGCCCTGCCAGGACCAGGGCGATGAGCCCCGTACAATTACATTGGAGGGAAGGCTTCCGGGGGGCGGCAATCTGATCGTCCGCCGTGACGTGTTCGCTCGCGTCGGAGGCTTCTCGACCGAGCTCGGTCCACGAGGGCACGATCTCGGAGGCGGCGAAGACGTGGACTTCATTATCCGCGCATTGCAGTCCGGCGAGCGGATGCAATACATTCCGAACATCGTGCAGTACCACTATGTCGATTTGAAACGGTTCCGGCTTTTCTATCTTTTGAGAAAAAGTTATCAGCGTTCGTATAGCGCAACTTTGGCCAACGCGGATATCGAATCGAAGATTCCGAGATATATCTGGCGAAAACTGCTGACTTATTTGGTCAGCGCTATGTTTTCGTTGAGTTGGAAACGTACCCGTTTCTATTTGATGCGCCTTAGCGCGACGCTGGGGGAATTGCAGGCGTTTCAGACATTCTGGAAGCGGACCCGCCGTTCCGTAGATGCGTGTTAG